In Deltaproteobacteria bacterium, one genomic interval encodes:
- a CDS encoding phosphomannose isomerase type II C-terminal cupin domain yields the protein MTHIEDHRPWGCFKVLADEADHKVKRILVYPGKRLSLQRHKRRCEHWFVVSGEGVVTLNGKDITLKTGQSIDIPLGGIHRMSNKTDKDVVFIEVQRGDYFGEDDIERLEDDYGRV from the coding sequence TTGACTCACATAGAGGATCATCGCCCCTGGGGATGTTTTAAAGTCCTTGCCGATGAAGCCGACCATAAAGTTAAGCGCATTCTTGTCTACCCGGGAAAACGTTTGAGCCTGCAACGTCATAAAAGGCGTTGTGAACACTGGTTTGTCGTATCCGGAGAAGGTGTCGTTACCTTAAATGGTAAGGATATAACCCTTAAAACAGGTCAATCAATTGATATCCCCTTGGGTGGAATTCATCGGATGTCAAATAAGACGGACAAGGATGTTGTTTTCATCGAAGTGCAAAGGGGTGATTATTTTGGTGAGGATGATATCGAACGTTTGGAGGATGATTACGGGAGAGTATAA